The window CGGACTACCTGTTCTTTTCACGTATCGACGTGCAGAAGATAGTAGTGTTCGTTCGTATGTAAAACTTTTTCCCGAAGATGTAGAAGGCATCATCAAAGATTTTAATGATAATGCCAATTACTTAGATATCGAATTGAACCGAGAAGATACAATCTTTCGCAATTACGAGACTTTGAATTATAGAATCATCTATTCCTATCATTCTTTTAAAAAATCCATTTTGGCAAATGAAATGAACCAATTCATTGCCAAATCGAAACCTGTGAAAAAGAAAAATCCAATTTATAAATTTGCGATCACACCTGAAAACATCGAAGAAACTGCGGATTTTTTAAACGATATCAAACTACTCTCCAAAACCCACACGATGATTGGAATTTGTATGGGGGAACTTGGAATCATTTCACGAGTTTTTGGAGACAAATTCAATTCCTCTTTCACCTATATGACATTAGGCGAACCAAAGGCTCCAGGCCAAATCTCTGTCGATACCTTTAAAAAATTACGTGCTGATTTATTCAAAAGCCCGCAGTCGAGTAAGGAATCGAAAGAAGACTAAACTTACAAATTTGGATTGATTACTGAAACATCCCATCCTTCCCTTGGAATTTGATTTGTTTCAGTGGCTTTCATTTGAAGGAACAGGATTCTCTTAAGGATTGGAGGGATTGGTTGCAGGAACTTTTCCTGCTTTTGTTCGTAAAAATTCCTGGAAAGAATTGTCTTTCCATACCTCTTTGAAGTCTTTTTCTAAACTAGATGAAGTCCAATATTCCGGTTTTAAATCAGCCGCCAATTGGAACTCTTCTTTTGTTTTTGTGAGATCATTTTTTTTCGCATAACAACGCGCTAGTAGGTAATGAGCCGCAGAAGAACCTGTTGTTTTTTGAAAATAAGGGATGGCAGAATCAATTTTTCCACTGTAGAAATAATTTCTCCCTCGGTAAAAAAGATACTCACGTCCAGTGGAAATGGTTTGGTCTTTTTCCAATACGGTAAAGTATATCTCGGCCGTATCAAACGCATTGTTTTCCGTGTACTTACGTGCTAATTTTAAAAACCCAACTTGGAACTTTTCGGGAGTTTGAGTGGGGTCAGGGAATTTTGTTTTAACGAATTCAGAATACTTGGCAAAACTAGATTCGAATTTTTTGGTTCTGGTACCCGCTTCAAACATACAAACGAAACGGAACATATGAGACTCCACTTGGTTTGGATTGATTGAAAGTGCTTTATCAGATGATTGGATGCATTTTTCCCAATCTGATTTTTGTTCGTACAATCTAGCAAGGGCAAGGAGAGGTGTGTCCTTAGGAACTTGTTTGAAGGCATCTAAAAAGGACGTTTCTGCTTTCTCAATTTCTGAAAGTTTTTGGTAAGCAATCCCTTCATTTAAGTATACATAATACAAAAACACATTGGTATCTTTTGAAAATGGATTCTTTTTTGCCCTTTCGAAAGACTCAATCGCTGACTTAGGATCATCTAATCGTAGTTTTATGATACCCATTTTATAATGGTAACGAGATCTAGTTGGATTTTTTTCGATCAGTATGTTTAAATTGGATTCTGCTTTATCGTATTTTTTTTCATCAAAAAGTGCGAGCACATAGTCCCAACGAACATCTTCCAAATTGGGTTGGTTTGCCAAAATCTGTTCATAAGACTCACTTGGTTTTGTGGTTTCCTTATCTTCGATTGGTTCATCCACTTTTTTGATTGGATCTTTTTTTGAATCCGATTGTTTTGGGTCAGTTGGTTTGGAATCGTGTTTTGGTTCCACTTTTGTGGGTTGTGTATAGGTATTTGCTGTGGAAGATGGATTGCCTTTATTCCCTACAGCTCTGTTATAAATTTTTTGTACTTCTTCGTTTTTCGGATCATACTTCAAATAACGCGCAGAGTATGTAGCTGATAAATTCCAATCTTGGTGGTAATTAAAAAATAAAGCTAATTTCAAAAGTACAGTTTTTCTTTGGTCTTTGTCCAAGTCCAAATCGGCGGCTCTTCTGAAATTTTGAATCGATTTCGGATAATCCTTTTTGTATTCGTAAATATATCCCAAATACATATAGGCTTCACCGTCTTGCGGGTGTGAGTCGGCGTGTTTGGTAAACTTTTTAATGGC of the Leptospira biflexa serovar Patoc strain 'Patoc 1 (Paris)' genome contains:
- a CDS encoding type I 3-dehydroquinate dehydratase: MPDSYKIVASVGEDELRHLQKKDVKEVDVIEVRLDLFSRNYIQKEMKKKIKALGLPVLFTYRRAEDSSVRSYVKLFPEDVEGIIKDFNDNANYLDIELNREDTIFRNYETLNYRIIYSYHSFKKSILANEMNQFIAKSKPVKKKNPIYKFAITPENIEETADFLNDIKLLSKTHTMIGICMGELGIISRVFGDKFNSSFTYMTLGEPKAPGQISVDTFKKLRADLFKSPQSSKESKED
- a CDS encoding tetratricopeptide repeat protein, with the translated sequence MESVRKYLSLLFIIVIFQTTVFAIDSDAMKEGKKAFSRKAYGEAIKKFTKHADSHPQDGEAYMYLGYIYEYKKDYPKSIQNFRRAADLDLDKDQRKTVLLKLALFFNYHQDWNLSATYSARYLKYDPKNEEVQKIYNRAVGNKGNPSSTANTYTQPTKVEPKHDSKPTDPKQSDSKKDPIKKVDEPIEDKETTKPSESYEQILANQPNLEDVRWDYVLALFDEKKYDKAESNLNILIEKNPTRSRYHYKMGIIKLRLDDPKSAIESFERAKKNPFSKDTNVFLYYVYLNEGIAYQKLSEIEKAETSFLDAFKQVPKDTPLLALARLYEQKSDWEKCIQSSDKALSINPNQVESHMFRFVCMFEAGTRTKKFESSFAKYSEFVKTKFPDPTQTPEKFQVGFLKLARKYTENNAFDTAEIYFTVLEKDQTISTGREYLFYRGRNYFYSGKIDSAIPYFQKTTGSSAAHYLLARCYAKKNDLTKTKEEFQLAADLKPEYWTSSSLEKDFKEVWKDNSFQEFLRTKAGKVPATNPSNP